A genomic window from Cloacibacillus evryensis DSM 19522 includes:
- a CDS encoding UDP-glucose dehydrogenase family protein, which yields MKICVVGTGYVGLVTGTCFAENGHTVCCVDIDEERIGKLRNGISPIYEPGLDELIERNQREGRLSFSTKIKDGLEGTQLCFIAVGTPPADDGRADLAQVLAAIDDIGSELSHSCYIVVKSTVPVGTGTLLCKRIKSHLRGRGMEKINLEILSNPEFLKEGMAIEDCLHPDRVVIGAASDEARAVMRELYLPFVSEERIIFMDPASAEITKYAANTMLAARISFMNEIAQLCDKVGADVLSVKKGMASDRRIGEYFLNAGCGYGGSCFPKDVKALCYIGEGQGLDMTMASAVSKVNRKQKEQLHIMMRERFGEDMEDIEAAIMGLAFKPQTNDMREAPSIALIRGLLNCGAAVRAYDPIAMDEARKLLPENVGYAGDIESLVDGADCAVIVTEWRQFREADWEKLGKLMKRKIVFDGRNICDPDKMRALGFEYYCIGRNMRPCR from the coding sequence ATGAAAATTTGTGTTGTTGGAACGGGATATGTCGGACTCGTCACCGGCACCTGTTTCGCGGAGAACGGACATACCGTCTGCTGCGTCGATATCGACGAAGAGCGGATAGGCAAACTCAGGAACGGGATCAGCCCGATATACGAACCGGGGCTCGACGAACTGATCGAGAGGAACCAGCGCGAGGGACGCCTCTCCTTTTCCACTAAAATAAAAGACGGCCTCGAGGGGACGCAGCTCTGTTTCATCGCCGTCGGCACGCCGCCGGCGGACGACGGAAGGGCGGACCTCGCGCAGGTGCTCGCCGCCATCGACGACATCGGCTCGGAGCTTTCGCACTCCTGCTATATCGTCGTCAAGTCAACGGTCCCCGTCGGCACCGGCACGCTGCTCTGCAAACGCATCAAGAGCCATCTGCGCGGGCGCGGCATGGAAAAGATCAACCTCGAGATACTTTCAAACCCGGAATTCCTCAAAGAGGGGATGGCGATAGAGGACTGCCTGCACCCGGACCGCGTCGTGATCGGCGCCGCCTCCGACGAGGCGCGCGCGGTGATGCGCGAGCTCTACCTGCCTTTCGTCAGCGAAGAGAGGATCATCTTCATGGACCCGGCCTCCGCCGAGATAACGAAGTACGCCGCGAACACCATGCTGGCGGCGCGCATCAGCTTCATGAACGAGATCGCGCAGCTATGCGACAAGGTGGGGGCCGACGTCCTCTCCGTTAAGAAGGGAATGGCCTCGGACCGCCGCATCGGCGAATATTTCCTCAACGCGGGCTGCGGTTACGGAGGCTCCTGCTTCCCGAAGGACGTCAAGGCGCTCTGCTACATCGGCGAGGGACAGGGGCTGGATATGACGATGGCCTCCGCCGTCAGCAAGGTGAACCGCAAGCAGAAGGAGCAGCTCCACATAATGATGCGCGAGCGCTTCGGCGAGGATATGGAGGATATCGAGGCGGCGATCATGGGACTCGCATTCAAACCGCAGACGAACGACATGCGCGAAGCGCCTTCGATCGCGCTGATCCGCGGCCTGCTCAACTGCGGCGCCGCCGTGCGCGCCTACGACCCGATCGCGATGGACGAGGCACGTAAACTGCTGCCGGAGAACGTCGGATATGCCGGCGATATCGAATCTCTGGTCGACGGTGCGGACTGCGCCGTGATCGTCACCGAGTGGCGGCAGTTCAGAGAGGCCGACTGGGAAAAGCTCGGAAAGCTGATGAAGCGAAAGATCGTCTTTGACGGCCGCAACATCTGCGACCCCGATAAGATGAGAGCCCTCGGATTTGAATATTACTGCATCGGCAGAAACATGCGCCCCTGCCGTTAG
- a CDS encoding formyltransferase, translating into MTRPRTVIFAYSEVGCLCLEELIKDGANVAAVFTHEDDPHENIWFRSVKEIAEKNGIPVRTPKKLEADEIEYFNSLAPELVLSFYYRALIPKAVLDAPRLGAYNLHGALLPKYRGRACVNWAVLNGERETGATLHVMTEKADRGDIVDRQAVPIEFTDTAYDVFMKVAEAARQIVARRLPELEAGSAPRRPQDESAATCFGRRRPEDGKIDWSKSAEEIYNLIRAVTHPFPGAFTELAGKKYYIWKARPIEGGAKPHTIVSENPPVIGTGDGLLEILRLQPEGGEEGETLQ; encoded by the coding sequence ATGACCAGGCCTAGGACCGTCATCTTCGCCTACAGCGAGGTCGGCTGCCTCTGCCTTGAAGAGCTGATAAAAGACGGCGCGAACGTCGCCGCCGTCTTCACGCACGAGGACGACCCTCACGAGAATATCTGGTTCCGCTCCGTTAAAGAGATCGCCGAAAAAAACGGCATCCCCGTGCGCACGCCGAAAAAGCTTGAGGCGGATGAGATCGAATATTTCAATTCCCTCGCGCCGGAGCTCGTCTTATCTTTCTACTACCGCGCACTGATACCGAAGGCGGTGCTCGACGCGCCGCGCCTCGGGGCCTACAACCTCCACGGGGCGCTGCTGCCGAAATACCGCGGACGCGCCTGCGTCAACTGGGCCGTCCTCAACGGCGAAAGGGAGACGGGCGCGACGCTCCACGTAATGACGGAAAAGGCCGACCGCGGCGACATCGTCGACCGGCAGGCGGTGCCGATAGAGTTCACCGACACGGCCTACGACGTCTTCATGAAGGTGGCGGAGGCCGCGCGGCAGATAGTCGCGCGCCGGCTGCCGGAGCTTGAGGCCGGGAGCGCGCCGCGCCGCCCGCAGGACGAATCGGCGGCGACCTGCTTCGGACGCCGCCGCCCGGAAGACGGCAAGATAGACTGGTCCAAAAGCGCCGAGGAGATTTATAATCTTATACGTGCGGTGACGCATCCTTTCCCGGGGGCCTTTACAGAGCTGGCGGGAAAGAAATATTATATATGGAAGGCGCGCCCGATCGAGGGCGGCGCGAAGCCTCATACGATCGTCAGCGAGAACCCGCCCGTCATCGGCACCGGCGACGGGCTTCTTGAGATATTGAGGCTCCAGCCCGAGGGCGGAGAGGAAGGGGAGACTTTGCAATGA
- a CDS encoding DegT/DnrJ/EryC1/StrS family aminotransferase: MRKEFLPFAKPSVSEEAISDVADSIRSGWLAMGPKTIRFEETFAKYTGASYALSVNSATAGLHCALMALGLGPGDEVITTPMTFAATVNAILFTGAKPVFADIDRETLDIVPENIERAVTKATKAVIPVHFAGMPCDMDKIEAIAGAHGLAIVEDAAHALGASYKGRRIGADRGARRLSVFSFHPTKNITTGEGGMICTGDEELAEKIMVLRQNGMSKGAWNRYAAKGSANYDIFFPGLKYTMMDIQAAIGNSQMRELPEFNRRRAELAAFYLRELAGVKGLILPRRAPWEYEHSWHIFTPFVDIDRLGFSRDEFMARMKERNIGTALHYQALHLFTCYREVTGMDRGDLPEAEYVSDRIVSLPLFPAMTDGDARDAAAAIREVCGC, from the coding sequence ATGAGAAAAGAATTTTTGCCCTTCGCCAAACCAAGCGTCAGCGAAGAGGCGATATCCGACGTCGCGGATTCTATCCGCAGCGGCTGGCTTGCGATGGGACCGAAGACGATACGCTTTGAGGAAACTTTCGCAAAATATACGGGCGCGAGCTACGCGCTCTCGGTAAACTCCGCCACCGCGGGGCTGCACTGCGCGCTGATGGCGCTCGGCCTCGGCCCCGGCGACGAGGTGATCACGACGCCGATGACCTTCGCGGCGACGGTGAACGCGATCCTCTTCACGGGCGCGAAGCCGGTCTTCGCCGATATCGACAGGGAGACGCTCGACATCGTGCCGGAAAATATCGAACGCGCGGTGACGAAGGCGACGAAGGCGGTGATCCCGGTCCATTTCGCGGGGATGCCCTGCGATATGGACAAGATCGAGGCGATCGCCGGGGCGCACGGCCTCGCGATAGTCGAGGACGCGGCGCACGCGCTCGGAGCGTCATATAAGGGGCGCCGGATCGGCGCGGACCGCGGCGCGCGGCGGCTGTCGGTCTTCAGCTTCCACCCGACTAAAAACATCACCACGGGCGAGGGCGGCATGATCTGCACCGGCGACGAGGAGCTCGCGGAGAAGATCATGGTGCTGCGCCAGAACGGCATGTCCAAGGGCGCCTGGAACCGCTACGCGGCGAAGGGCAGCGCCAATTATGACATTTTCTTCCCCGGCCTTAAATACACGATGATGGACATCCAGGCGGCGATCGGCAATTCACAGATGAGGGAGCTGCCGGAGTTCAACCGCCGCCGCGCGGAGCTGGCCGCCTTCTACCTGCGCGAGCTCGCCGGCGTGAAGGGGCTGATCCTGCCCCGGCGCGCGCCGTGGGAGTATGAGCATTCGTGGCACATTTTCACGCCCTTCGTCGATATCGACCGTCTCGGCTTCTCCCGCGACGAATTCATGGCGCGCATGAAGGAGCGCAACATCGGCACGGCGCTGCACTATCAGGCGCTGCACCTCTTTACCTGCTACCGCGAGGTGACGGGCATGGACCGCGGCGATCTGCCGGAGGCGGAATATGTCTCCGACCGCATCGTCTCGCTGCCGCTCTTCCCCGCGATGACGGACGGCGACGCGCGCGACGCGGCGGCGGCGATAAGAGAGGTGTGCGGATGTTAG
- a CDS encoding polysaccharide deacetylase family protein, translating to MTRLAVKVDVDTLRGYLEGVPRMLALFKKTGIRASIFFSFGPDNSGKAIRRIFRPGFISKMMRTKAPSTYGLKTLMYGTLLPAPLIVPADPGIVRRASEEGHEVGVHAWDHVYVQDCLGKISKEEYLALYKRAEALYREICGRGPAEIAAPGWQVSHAVLEAEQELGLAYASDVRGYAPFMPVFEGVEYGVPQIPTTLPTMDEIYGLPGINDVTIPKAWLDGMDKDWNVLTVHAEMEGISKLTVFENFLNMAKALGVEFRTLGEYAREAPLPRGEIMIGTLTGRAGTLAVQL from the coding sequence ATGACGCGGCTCGCCGTTAAGGTCGACGTCGACACGCTGCGCGGCTACCTGGAGGGTGTGCCGCGCATGCTCGCCCTGTTCAAGAAAACGGGGATAAGGGCCAGTATCTTTTTTTCCTTCGGGCCGGACAACTCCGGCAAGGCGATACGGCGCATCTTCCGTCCCGGCTTCATCTCCAAGATGATGCGCACCAAGGCTCCGTCGACCTACGGACTGAAGACGCTCATGTACGGCACGCTGCTGCCCGCGCCGCTGATAGTCCCCGCCGACCCCGGCATCGTGCGCCGCGCCTCGGAAGAGGGACACGAGGTCGGCGTCCACGCCTGGGATCACGTCTACGTGCAGGATTGCCTCGGCAAAATATCGAAAGAGGAATATCTTGCGCTCTACAAAAGGGCGGAGGCCCTCTATAGGGAGATCTGCGGACGCGGCCCGGCGGAGATCGCCGCCCCCGGCTGGCAGGTCTCGCACGCCGTCCTTGAGGCGGAGCAGGAGCTCGGCCTCGCCTATGCGAGCGACGTTCGCGGATACGCCCCCTTCATGCCGGTATTCGAGGGCGTCGAATACGGCGTGCCGCAGATACCGACGACGCTGCCGACGATGGACGAGATATACGGCCTGCCCGGCATCAACGACGTGACCATCCCCAAAGCGTGGCTTGACGGGATGGATAAAGATTGGAACGTGCTCACCGTCCACGCGGAGATGGAGGGGATCTCAAAGCTCACCGTCTTTGAAAACTTCCTCAACATGGCGAAGGCGTTGGGCGTCGAGTTCCGCACGCTCGGCGAATACGCGCGGGAGGCGCCGCTGCCGCGCGGCGAGATAATGATCGGGACCCTCACGGGACGCGCGGGCACGCTCGCGGTGCAGCTATAA
- a CDS encoding DMT family transporter encodes MLDKITLFLILASAGTNALGSTVMKHAYGGDSDMVSSGVVGAFLKIALNPWIVIGLGLFGISFFFMAAALSRAELTLAYPLMSGIVYLLLLAIGFFIFHEKITLMRIGGMAFILAGITMLAIKS; translated from the coding sequence ATGCTTGATAAGATAACGCTTTTTCTGATACTCGCCTCGGCGGGAACAAACGCCCTCGGCAGCACGGTCATGAAGCACGCCTACGGCGGAGACAGCGATATGGTCTCCTCCGGCGTCGTCGGCGCCTTTCTGAAGATCGCGCTAAACCCCTGGATCGTGATCGGGCTCGGCCTCTTCGGAATATCCTTCTTCTTCATGGCGGCGGCGCTCTCCCGCGCCGAGCTGACTCTCGCCTATCCGCTGATGTCGGGCATAGTCTATCTGCTGCTGCTCGCGATCGGCTTTTTTATATTCCATGAAAAGATCACCCTGATGCGGATCGGAGGCATGGCCTTCATCCTCGCGGGTATAACGATGCTCGCTATCAAGAGTTAA
- a CDS encoding bifunctional UDP-4-keto-pentose/UDP-xylose synthase yields MKLFITGVNGFIGTHLLENILAKTDWEVDGFDIASTNLEPYEGENRFAFRKGDIFKDNEVLEAEVIKADAVIPLAGIAKPAYYIKKPVWTFELDFEQNLKMVRLCAKHGKRIIFPSTSEVYGMSGDAELKEDESPLTTGPIVKMRWIYSCSKQMMDRMIMAYGQEQDLQYTLFRPFNWVGPRLDTFKDAEERQARSVTQMLYDIIYRRKISLVNGGEQRRSFTWIGDGIEGLTAIIRNEGNKADSEIFNIGNPANNYSVKELAELLIDEAKKFPKFREAAEATELEIIPASAYYGKSYDDMQNRLPSVKKMEMKLGWKPKTGMREMLNKTIEWYAENEAR; encoded by the coding sequence ATGAAACTATTCATCACCGGAGTAAACGGCTTCATCGGCACACATCTGCTGGAAAATATTCTCGCCAAAACCGACTGGGAGGTCGACGGCTTCGATATCGCCTCCACCAATCTCGAACCTTACGAGGGGGAGAACCGCTTTGCCTTCCGCAAGGGCGACATCTTCAAGGACAACGAGGTGCTTGAAGCCGAAGTGATAAAGGCCGACGCCGTCATTCCGCTGGCGGGGATCGCAAAACCGGCCTATTACATCAAGAAGCCGGTCTGGACCTTCGAGCTTGACTTCGAGCAGAATCTCAAAATGGTACGCCTCTGCGCAAAGCACGGCAAGCGGATAATCTTCCCTTCGACTTCGGAGGTCTACGGAATGAGCGGCGACGCGGAGCTCAAGGAGGACGAAAGCCCGCTCACCACCGGCCCCATCGTCAAGATGCGCTGGATATACAGCTGCTCCAAACAGATGATGGACCGCATGATAATGGCTTACGGGCAGGAACAGGATCTGCAGTATACGCTATTCCGCCCCTTCAACTGGGTCGGCCCGCGGCTCGACACCTTCAAGGACGCCGAGGAACGCCAGGCGCGCTCCGTCACGCAGATGCTCTACGACATCATCTACCGGCGCAAGATATCGCTGGTAAACGGCGGCGAACAGCGCCGCAGCTTCACCTGGATCGGCGACGGCATCGAAGGGCTGACGGCGATCATCAGAAATGAGGGCAATAAGGCCGACAGCGAGATATTCAACATCGGCAACCCGGCCAACAACTATTCGGTGAAAGAGCTCGCCGAACTCCTCATCGACGAGGCGAAAAAGTTTCCGAAATTCCGCGAAGCCGCGGAGGCCACGGAGCTGGAGATCATCCCCGCCTCGGCCTACTACGGCAAGAGCTACGACGACATGCAGAACCGCCTGCCCTCCGTCAAAAAGATGGAGATGAAGCTCGGCTGGAAGCCGAAGACCGGTATGCGCGAGATGCTTAATAAAACGATAGAGTGGTATGCCGAAAACGAGGCCAGATAA
- a CDS encoding glycosyltransferase, which produces MLEAAKAVEVSIVIPAYNEEESLHKLFEELWPVMENLGRSFEVIFINDGSRDATMGILYDFYRLHPEMRVIDLGANFGQHMAIMAGFDHARGGKIITLDADLQNPPSEIPNIIKQMDEGHDVVGTYRVGRRDPIFRKVASKFINKLTNRIAKLKIRDYGCMLRGYDRRIIDIINHSQESTTFIPALAQKFAVNPIEIPVAHRERELGESKYGLFQLIRLNFDLMTSFSLVPLQLVTMAGMLLSVISFLLLFYMFARRLFLGVGTWQLFLEQAFEASQFVIGSITLFSLGIIGEYIGRIYREVSKRPRYSVRKIFEHDDQA; this is translated from the coding sequence ATGTTAGAGGCGGCGAAGGCGGTTGAGGTCTCGATCGTCATCCCCGCCTACAATGAGGAGGAATCGCTGCACAAGCTCTTCGAGGAGCTTTGGCCCGTGATGGAGAACCTCGGGCGAAGCTTCGAGGTGATTTTCATCAACGACGGCAGCCGCGACGCGACGATGGGGATACTTTACGACTTTTACCGGCTTCACCCGGAGATGCGCGTGATCGACCTCGGCGCGAATTTCGGACAGCACATGGCGATCATGGCGGGCTTCGACCACGCGCGCGGCGGCAAGATCATCACGCTCGACGCCGACCTGCAGAACCCGCCCTCGGAGATACCGAACATCATCAAACAGATGGACGAGGGGCACGACGTCGTCGGCACGTACCGCGTCGGCCGCCGGGACCCGATCTTCCGCAAGGTCGCCTCGAAGTTCATCAACAAGCTCACCAACCGCATCGCGAAGCTTAAAATACGCGACTACGGCTGCATGCTGCGCGGCTATGACCGGCGCATCATCGACATCATCAACCACAGTCAGGAATCGACGACCTTCATCCCCGCGCTCGCGCAGAAGTTCGCCGTCAACCCCATAGAGATACCCGTCGCGCACCGCGAGCGCGAGCTTGGAGAATCCAAGTACGGACTCTTCCAGCTGATACGCCTCAATTTCGACCTGATGACGAGCTTTTCGCTCGTGCCGCTGCAGCTCGTGACGATGGCCGGCATGCTGCTCTCGGTGATCTCCTTTCTGCTGCTCTTTTATATGTTCGCCCGCCGCCTCTTCCTCGGCGTCGGCACCTGGCAGCTCTTCCTCGAACAGGCATTCGAGGCCTCCCAGTTCGTCATCGGCAGCATCACGCTCTTCTCGCTCGGCATCATCGGCGAGTATATCGGCCGCATCTACCGCGAGGTGAGCAAACGCCCGCGTTATTCGGTGAGAAAGATCTTCGAGCACGATGACCAGGCCTAG